In the genome of Drosophila pseudoobscura strain MV-25-SWS-2005 chromosome 3, UCI_Dpse_MV25, whole genome shotgun sequence, one region contains:
- the Egfr gene encoding epidermal growth factor receptor isoform X2, translating into MTRSPGSMGIAVLILVCLAAAASASSASSSSDTGYVKHDNMKVCIGTKSRLSSPSNREHHYRNLRDRYTNCTYVDGNLELTWLQDPNLDLSFLDSIREVTGYILISHVDVTKVVFPKLQIIRGRTLFSLAVEEEKYALFAIYSKMYTLEMPELRDILQGGVGFFNNFNLCHTRTIVWREILTGSTENFNYTYNFTAPERECPKCHEKCGSGPCWGEGAHNCQKFSKINCAPQCAQGRCYGRGPRECCHLFCAGGCTGPTQKDCIACKNFFDEGVCKEECPPMRKYNPTSYILETNPEGKYAYGATCVKECPGHLLKDNGACVRSCPSDKMAKEGDCVPCNGPCPKTCPGVETVNSGNIESLRNCTVIDGNIRILDQTFYGYQDVYVNYTMGPRYIPLDPERLEVFSTVKEITGYLNIEGNFSGFRNLSYFRNLEIIHGRQLMESLFAALSIVKSSLHSLEMRNLKKISSGSVVIQHNRNLCYVGDIRWNAVQKTADQKQWINENLNAAECRKAGLVCSDQCNEDGCWGSGTDQCLNCKNFNYNGTCIADCRNITNAYQFDTKTCKMCHPECRTCSGPGADHCDDCVHVRDEQHCVSECPEEKYSENGVCRRCHETCEGCTGPKDTIGLGGCKTCNLAIINNDATVERCLLKDDKCPDGYYWEYVHPQEQGSLKPLAGKAVCRKCHPRCELCSNYGFHEQVCSKCVGYKRREQCEDECPADHYTDENKRECFECHPECKGCTGPGSDDCIACRNFKLFAFHDASTYENSTLFNCTSKCPPDFRHVNYQSLQIGPFCASSPPRGGKLNANLDVNMIAIITSAVLIPTICILSVVTYICRQKQKAKKETAKMTMALSGCEDSEPLRPSNIGANLCKLRIVKDAELRKGGVLGMGAFGRVFKGVWVPEGENVKIPVAIKELLKSSGAESSEEFLREAYIMASVEHGNLLKLLAVCMSSQMMLITQLMPLGCLLDYVRNNRDKIGSKALLNWSTQIAKGMSYLEEKRLVHRDLAARNVLVQTPSLVKITDFGLAKLLSSDSNEYKAAGGKMPIKWLALECIRNRVFTSKSDVWAFGVTIWELLTFGQRPHENIPAKDIPDLIEVGLKLEQPEICSLDIYCTLLSCWHLDAAMRPTFKQLMTVFAEFARDPGRYLAIPGDKFTRLPAYTSQDEKDLIRKLAPTSDGSEPMVEADDYLQPKAAPGPSHRTDGTDEIPKLNRYCKDPSNKNSNGGIGGDDETDSSAREVGVGNLRLDLPVDEDDYLMPTCQGAGPNNNNNHINPNHNVAGAGTTAGYMDLIGVPVSVDNPEYLLNAQALNVGEAPIPTQTIGIPVLGVPGTLDVKIPIPGSEPTSSDHEYYNDTQREMQPLHRNRNTETRV; encoded by the exons TCTGCATCGGCACCAAGTCCCGCCTCTCTTCTCCCTCGAACCGGGAGCACCACTACCGGAATCTGCGCGACCGCTACACAAACTGCACCTACGTGGACGGCAACCTGGAGCTGACGTGGCTGCAGGACCCCAACCTGGACCTCAGCTTCCTCGACAGCATCCGCGAGGTGACCGGCTACATTCTGATCAGCCACGTGGATGTCACCAAGGTGGTGTTTCCAAA ACTGCAGATCATTCGCGGACGGACGCTGTTCAGCCTGGCCGTGGAGGAAGAGAAGTACGCCCTGTTCGCCATATACTCGAAAATGTACACCCTGGAGATGCCCGAGCTGCGGGACATCCTGCAGGGAGGGGTGGGCTTCTTCAACAACTTCAACCTCTGCCACACGCGCACCATTGTGTGGCGCGAGATCCTCACCGGCAGCACCGAGAACTTCAACTACACGTACAACTTCACGGCCCCGGAGCGCGAGTGCCCCAAGTGCCACGAGAAGTGCGGCAGCGGGCCCTGCTGGGGCGAGGGCGCCCACAACTGCCAGAAGTTCAGCAAGATCAACTGTGCCCCTCAGTGCGCGCAGGGACGCTGCTACGGCCGCGGGCCCCGGGAGTGCTGCCACCTATTCTGCGCCGGAGGCTGCACGGGCCCCACGCAGAAGGACTGCATCGCGTGCAAGAACTTCTTCGATGAGGGCGTCTGCAAGGAGGAGTGCCCGCCCATGCGCAAGTACAACCCCACCAGCTACATCCTCGAGACGAATCCCGAGGGCAAGTATGCCTACGGAGCCACCTGCGTGAAGGAGTGCCCCGGCCACCTGCTGAAGGACAATGGGGCCTGTGTGCGCAGCTGTCCCTCGGACAAAATGGCCAAGGAGGGCGATTGCGTTCCCTGCAACGGGCCCTGCCCCAAGACCTGCCCCGGCGTGGAAACCGTCAACTCTGGCAACATTGAATCGCTGCGCAACTGCACCGTGATCGACGGCAACATCCGCATCCTTGACCAGACCTTCTACGGCTATCAGGACGTGTACGTGAACTACACGATGGGTCCGCGCTACATCCCGCTGGATCCTGAGCGGCTGGAGGTCTTCTCGACGGTCAAGGAGATCACGGGCTATCTCAACATCGAGGGTAATTTCTCGGGCTTCCGGAATCTGTCCTACTTCCGCAACCTGGAGATCATCCACGGCCGCCAGCTGATGGAGAGTCTCTTCGCTGCGCTCTCGATTGTCAAGTCCTCGCTCCACAGCCTGGAGATGCGCAACCTCAAGAAGATCAGCTCCGGCAGCGTGGTCATCCAGCACAACCGCAACCTCTGCTACGTGGGCGACATCCGGTGGAACGCTGTCCAGAAGACGGCCGACCAGAAGCAGTGGATCAACGAAAACCTCAACGCCGCCGAGTGCC GCAAGGCTGGCTTGGTCTGCTCGGACCAGTGCAACGAGGACGGCTGCTGGGGATCGGGCACGGATCAGTGTCTCAACTGCAAGAACTTCAACTACAATGGCACCTGCATCGCCGACTGCCGCAACATCACCAA TGCCTACCAGTTCGACACGAAGACCTGCAAGATGTGTCATCCGGAGTGCCGCACCTGCTCAGGACCAGGGGCCGATCACTGCGACGACTGTGTCCATGTGAGGGACGAGCAGCACTGCGTGTCCGAGTGCCCCGAGGAGAAGTACAGCGAGAATGGGGTGTGCCGCAGGTGCCACGAGACCTGCGAGGGATGCACTGGGCCGAAGGACACGATCGGACTGGGCGGCTGCAAGACCTGCAACCTGGCGATCATCAACAACGATGCCACCGTCGAGCGCTGTCTGCTGAAGGACGACAAGTGCCCCGACGGCTACTACTGGGAGTACGTCCATCCGCAAGAACAGGGCTCCCTCAAGCCGCTGGCCGGGAAGGCCGTCTGCAGGAAGTGCCACCCTCGCTGCGAGCTCTGCAGCAACTACGGCTTCCACGAGCAGGTGTGCTCCAAGTGCGTGGGCTACAAGCGACGCGAGCAGTGCGAGGACGAATGTCCCGCCGACCACTACACGGACGAGAACAAGCGCGAGTGCTTCGAGTGCCACCCAGAGTGCAAGGGCTGCACCGGCCCTGGCTCTGACGACTGCATCGCCTGCCGCAACTTCAAGCTCTTCGCCTTCCATGACGCCAGCACCTACGAGAACTCCACGCTGTTCAACTGCACCTCAAAGTGCCCGCCAGACTTCCGGCACGTTAACTACCAATCGCTGCAGATCGGACCTTTCTGCGCCTCCAGCCCGCCGAGGGGAGGCAAGCTGAACGCAAACCTGGACGTGAACATGATCGCCATCATCACCAGTGCTGTGCTCATCCCAACCATCTGCATCCTCTCTGTGGTCACGTACATCTGTCGTCAGAAGCAGAAGGCCAAGAAGGAGACGGCCAAGATGACGATGGCCCTGTCCGGCTGCGAGGACTCTGAGCCGCTGCGCCCCTCCAACATTGGCGCCAATCTCTGCAAGCTGCGCATCGTCAAGGACGCTGAGCTGCGAAAGGGCGGTGTCTTGGGCATGGGCGCTTTCGGCCGGGTGTTCAAGGGCGTCTGGGTGCCTGAGGGTGAGAACGTGAAGATCCCAGTGGCCATCAAGGAACTGCTGAAGTCGTCGGGCGCCGAGTCCAGCGAGGAGTTCCTGCGCGAGGCCTACATCATGGCCTCAGTGGAGCATGGCAACCTCCTGAAGCTGCTGGCCGTCTGCATGTCCTCCCAGATGATGCTGATCACGCAGCTGATGCCGCTGGGCTGCCTGCTGGACTACGTGCGCAACAACCGCGACAAGATCGGCTCCAAGGCCCTGCTCAACTGGTCCACACAGATCGCCAAGGGCATGTCCTACCTGGAGGAGAAGCGGCTCGTGCATCGCGACCTGGCGGCACGCAACGTTCTGGTGCAAACCCCCTCGCTGGTCAAGATCACCGACTTTGGGCTGGCCAAGCTGCTGAGCAGCGACTCCAATGAGTACAAAGCGGCTGGCGGCAAGATGCCCATAAAGTGGCTAGCCCTGGAGTGCATCCGGAACCGCGTCTTCACCAGCAAGTCGGACGTGTGGGCCTTCGGTGTGACCATCTGGGAGCTGCTCACATTTGGTCAGCGGCCGCACGAGAACATACCTGCCAAGGACATCCCCGACCTCATCGAGGTGGGTCTGAAGCTGGAGCAGCCGGAAATCTGCTCGCTGGACATCTACTGCACCCTTCTCTCCTGCTGGCACCTCGATGCGGCCATGCGGCCGACCTTCAAGCAGCTGATGACGGTCTTCGCGGAGTTTGCCCGCGATCCAGGCCGCTATTTGGCCATCCCCGGTGACAAGTTCACCCGCCTGCCCGCTTACACCAGCCAAGACGAAAAGGATCTCATACGCAAGCTGGCTCCCACCTCGGATGGCTCTGAGCCCATGGTTGAGGCGGACGACTATCTGCAGCCCAAGGCGGCGCCGGGTCCCAGCCATCGCACGGACGGCACTGACGAAATTCCCAAGCTAAATCGCTACTGCAAGGATCCCAGCAACAAGAACTCCAACGGTGGCATCGGCGGTGACGATGAAACCGACTCGAGTGCCCGTGAGGTGGGCGTGGGCAATCTGCGCCTCGACCTGCCCGTCGACGAGGACGATTACCTGATGCCCACGTGCCAGGGCGCTGGCcccaataataataacaaccACATCAATCCCAATCACAACGTGGCCGGCGCGGGCACCACCGCTGGCTACATGGATCTCATCGGAGTGCCCGTCAGCGTGGACAACCCCGAGTATCTGCTGAATGCGCAGGCCCTGAATGTTGGGGAGGCGCCCATACCCACGCAAACCATCGGCATCCCTGTGTTGGGAGTACCTGGCACGCTGGATGTGAAGATTCCGATACCGGGCAGCGAGCCGACCAGCTCCGACCACGAGTATTACAACGACACCCAGCGGGAGATGCAGCCGCTGCATCGGAACCGCAACACCGAGACCAGGGTGTAG
- the Egfr gene encoding epidermal growth factor receptor isoform X1, translated as MRTSFKLLRRHNGLCLPLLLLLLAHCVCVWPASAARDRFARQNNRQRNQDLDRDRDRYVYRSSSNRPRGGNRGVSHSNNALGMSLGAGGVTLANSMEDQKSNEFVKGKICIGTKSRLSSPSNREHHYRNLRDRYTNCTYVDGNLELTWLQDPNLDLSFLDSIREVTGYILISHVDVTKVVFPKLQIIRGRTLFSLAVEEEKYALFAIYSKMYTLEMPELRDILQGGVGFFNNFNLCHTRTIVWREILTGSTENFNYTYNFTAPERECPKCHEKCGSGPCWGEGAHNCQKFSKINCAPQCAQGRCYGRGPRECCHLFCAGGCTGPTQKDCIACKNFFDEGVCKEECPPMRKYNPTSYILETNPEGKYAYGATCVKECPGHLLKDNGACVRSCPSDKMAKEGDCVPCNGPCPKTCPGVETVNSGNIESLRNCTVIDGNIRILDQTFYGYQDVYVNYTMGPRYIPLDPERLEVFSTVKEITGYLNIEGNFSGFRNLSYFRNLEIIHGRQLMESLFAALSIVKSSLHSLEMRNLKKISSGSVVIQHNRNLCYVGDIRWNAVQKTADQKQWINENLNAAECRKAGLVCSDQCNEDGCWGSGTDQCLNCKNFNYNGTCIADCRNITNAYQFDTKTCKMCHPECRTCSGPGADHCDDCVHVRDEQHCVSECPEEKYSENGVCRRCHETCEGCTGPKDTIGLGGCKTCNLAIINNDATVERCLLKDDKCPDGYYWEYVHPQEQGSLKPLAGKAVCRKCHPRCELCSNYGFHEQVCSKCVGYKRREQCEDECPADHYTDENKRECFECHPECKGCTGPGSDDCIACRNFKLFAFHDASTYENSTLFNCTSKCPPDFRHVNYQSLQIGPFCASSPPRGGKLNANLDVNMIAIITSAVLIPTICILSVVTYICRQKQKAKKETAKMTMALSGCEDSEPLRPSNIGANLCKLRIVKDAELRKGGVLGMGAFGRVFKGVWVPEGENVKIPVAIKELLKSSGAESSEEFLREAYIMASVEHGNLLKLLAVCMSSQMMLITQLMPLGCLLDYVRNNRDKIGSKALLNWSTQIAKGMSYLEEKRLVHRDLAARNVLVQTPSLVKITDFGLAKLLSSDSNEYKAAGGKMPIKWLALECIRNRVFTSKSDVWAFGVTIWELLTFGQRPHENIPAKDIPDLIEVGLKLEQPEICSLDIYCTLLSCWHLDAAMRPTFKQLMTVFAEFARDPGRYLAIPGDKFTRLPAYTSQDEKDLIRKLAPTSDGSEPMVEADDYLQPKAAPGPSHRTDGTDEIPKLNRYCKDPSNKNSNGGIGGDDETDSSAREVGVGNLRLDLPVDEDDYLMPTCQGAGPNNNNNHINPNHNVAGAGTTAGYMDLIGVPVSVDNPEYLLNAQALNVGEAPIPTQTIGIPVLGVPGTLDVKIPIPGSEPTSSDHEYYNDTQREMQPLHRNRNTETRV; from the exons ATGCGGACCTCCTTCAAGCTACTGCGGAGGCACAACGGACTCTGCCTGCCCctcctgctgctactgctggccCACTGCGTCTGCGTGTGGCCCGCGTCGGCGGCCCGGGATCGCTTTGCGCGACAGAACAATCGGCAGCGCAACCAGGACCTAGACCGCGACCGGGATCGCTATGTCTACCGCAGCAGCTCTAACCGGCCGCGCGGCGGCAACCGAGGAGttagccacagcaacaacgccCTGGGAATGAGCCTGGGCGCGGGAGGCGTCACTCTGGCCAACAGCATGGAGGACCAGAAGTCGAACGAGTTCGTTAAGGGCAAAA TCTGCATCGGCACCAAGTCCCGCCTCTCTTCTCCCTCGAACCGGGAGCACCACTACCGGAATCTGCGCGACCGCTACACAAACTGCACCTACGTGGACGGCAACCTGGAGCTGACGTGGCTGCAGGACCCCAACCTGGACCTCAGCTTCCTCGACAGCATCCGCGAGGTGACCGGCTACATTCTGATCAGCCACGTGGATGTCACCAAGGTGGTGTTTCCAAA ACTGCAGATCATTCGCGGACGGACGCTGTTCAGCCTGGCCGTGGAGGAAGAGAAGTACGCCCTGTTCGCCATATACTCGAAAATGTACACCCTGGAGATGCCCGAGCTGCGGGACATCCTGCAGGGAGGGGTGGGCTTCTTCAACAACTTCAACCTCTGCCACACGCGCACCATTGTGTGGCGCGAGATCCTCACCGGCAGCACCGAGAACTTCAACTACACGTACAACTTCACGGCCCCGGAGCGCGAGTGCCCCAAGTGCCACGAGAAGTGCGGCAGCGGGCCCTGCTGGGGCGAGGGCGCCCACAACTGCCAGAAGTTCAGCAAGATCAACTGTGCCCCTCAGTGCGCGCAGGGACGCTGCTACGGCCGCGGGCCCCGGGAGTGCTGCCACCTATTCTGCGCCGGAGGCTGCACGGGCCCCACGCAGAAGGACTGCATCGCGTGCAAGAACTTCTTCGATGAGGGCGTCTGCAAGGAGGAGTGCCCGCCCATGCGCAAGTACAACCCCACCAGCTACATCCTCGAGACGAATCCCGAGGGCAAGTATGCCTACGGAGCCACCTGCGTGAAGGAGTGCCCCGGCCACCTGCTGAAGGACAATGGGGCCTGTGTGCGCAGCTGTCCCTCGGACAAAATGGCCAAGGAGGGCGATTGCGTTCCCTGCAACGGGCCCTGCCCCAAGACCTGCCCCGGCGTGGAAACCGTCAACTCTGGCAACATTGAATCGCTGCGCAACTGCACCGTGATCGACGGCAACATCCGCATCCTTGACCAGACCTTCTACGGCTATCAGGACGTGTACGTGAACTACACGATGGGTCCGCGCTACATCCCGCTGGATCCTGAGCGGCTGGAGGTCTTCTCGACGGTCAAGGAGATCACGGGCTATCTCAACATCGAGGGTAATTTCTCGGGCTTCCGGAATCTGTCCTACTTCCGCAACCTGGAGATCATCCACGGCCGCCAGCTGATGGAGAGTCTCTTCGCTGCGCTCTCGATTGTCAAGTCCTCGCTCCACAGCCTGGAGATGCGCAACCTCAAGAAGATCAGCTCCGGCAGCGTGGTCATCCAGCACAACCGCAACCTCTGCTACGTGGGCGACATCCGGTGGAACGCTGTCCAGAAGACGGCCGACCAGAAGCAGTGGATCAACGAAAACCTCAACGCCGCCGAGTGCC GCAAGGCTGGCTTGGTCTGCTCGGACCAGTGCAACGAGGACGGCTGCTGGGGATCGGGCACGGATCAGTGTCTCAACTGCAAGAACTTCAACTACAATGGCACCTGCATCGCCGACTGCCGCAACATCACCAA TGCCTACCAGTTCGACACGAAGACCTGCAAGATGTGTCATCCGGAGTGCCGCACCTGCTCAGGACCAGGGGCCGATCACTGCGACGACTGTGTCCATGTGAGGGACGAGCAGCACTGCGTGTCCGAGTGCCCCGAGGAGAAGTACAGCGAGAATGGGGTGTGCCGCAGGTGCCACGAGACCTGCGAGGGATGCACTGGGCCGAAGGACACGATCGGACTGGGCGGCTGCAAGACCTGCAACCTGGCGATCATCAACAACGATGCCACCGTCGAGCGCTGTCTGCTGAAGGACGACAAGTGCCCCGACGGCTACTACTGGGAGTACGTCCATCCGCAAGAACAGGGCTCCCTCAAGCCGCTGGCCGGGAAGGCCGTCTGCAGGAAGTGCCACCCTCGCTGCGAGCTCTGCAGCAACTACGGCTTCCACGAGCAGGTGTGCTCCAAGTGCGTGGGCTACAAGCGACGCGAGCAGTGCGAGGACGAATGTCCCGCCGACCACTACACGGACGAGAACAAGCGCGAGTGCTTCGAGTGCCACCCAGAGTGCAAGGGCTGCACCGGCCCTGGCTCTGACGACTGCATCGCCTGCCGCAACTTCAAGCTCTTCGCCTTCCATGACGCCAGCACCTACGAGAACTCCACGCTGTTCAACTGCACCTCAAAGTGCCCGCCAGACTTCCGGCACGTTAACTACCAATCGCTGCAGATCGGACCTTTCTGCGCCTCCAGCCCGCCGAGGGGAGGCAAGCTGAACGCAAACCTGGACGTGAACATGATCGCCATCATCACCAGTGCTGTGCTCATCCCAACCATCTGCATCCTCTCTGTGGTCACGTACATCTGTCGTCAGAAGCAGAAGGCCAAGAAGGAGACGGCCAAGATGACGATGGCCCTGTCCGGCTGCGAGGACTCTGAGCCGCTGCGCCCCTCCAACATTGGCGCCAATCTCTGCAAGCTGCGCATCGTCAAGGACGCTGAGCTGCGAAAGGGCGGTGTCTTGGGCATGGGCGCTTTCGGCCGGGTGTTCAAGGGCGTCTGGGTGCCTGAGGGTGAGAACGTGAAGATCCCAGTGGCCATCAAGGAACTGCTGAAGTCGTCGGGCGCCGAGTCCAGCGAGGAGTTCCTGCGCGAGGCCTACATCATGGCCTCAGTGGAGCATGGCAACCTCCTGAAGCTGCTGGCCGTCTGCATGTCCTCCCAGATGATGCTGATCACGCAGCTGATGCCGCTGGGCTGCCTGCTGGACTACGTGCGCAACAACCGCGACAAGATCGGCTCCAAGGCCCTGCTCAACTGGTCCACACAGATCGCCAAGGGCATGTCCTACCTGGAGGAGAAGCGGCTCGTGCATCGCGACCTGGCGGCACGCAACGTTCTGGTGCAAACCCCCTCGCTGGTCAAGATCACCGACTTTGGGCTGGCCAAGCTGCTGAGCAGCGACTCCAATGAGTACAAAGCGGCTGGCGGCAAGATGCCCATAAAGTGGCTAGCCCTGGAGTGCATCCGGAACCGCGTCTTCACCAGCAAGTCGGACGTGTGGGCCTTCGGTGTGACCATCTGGGAGCTGCTCACATTTGGTCAGCGGCCGCACGAGAACATACCTGCCAAGGACATCCCCGACCTCATCGAGGTGGGTCTGAAGCTGGAGCAGCCGGAAATCTGCTCGCTGGACATCTACTGCACCCTTCTCTCCTGCTGGCACCTCGATGCGGCCATGCGGCCGACCTTCAAGCAGCTGATGACGGTCTTCGCGGAGTTTGCCCGCGATCCAGGCCGCTATTTGGCCATCCCCGGTGACAAGTTCACCCGCCTGCCCGCTTACACCAGCCAAGACGAAAAGGATCTCATACGCAAGCTGGCTCCCACCTCGGATGGCTCTGAGCCCATGGTTGAGGCGGACGACTATCTGCAGCCCAAGGCGGCGCCGGGTCCCAGCCATCGCACGGACGGCACTGACGAAATTCCCAAGCTAAATCGCTACTGCAAGGATCCCAGCAACAAGAACTCCAACGGTGGCATCGGCGGTGACGATGAAACCGACTCGAGTGCCCGTGAGGTGGGCGTGGGCAATCTGCGCCTCGACCTGCCCGTCGACGAGGACGATTACCTGATGCCCACGTGCCAGGGCGCTGGCcccaataataataacaaccACATCAATCCCAATCACAACGTGGCCGGCGCGGGCACCACCGCTGGCTACATGGATCTCATCGGAGTGCCCGTCAGCGTGGACAACCCCGAGTATCTGCTGAATGCGCAGGCCCTGAATGTTGGGGAGGCGCCCATACCCACGCAAACCATCGGCATCCCTGTGTTGGGAGTACCTGGCACGCTGGATGTGAAGATTCCGATACCGGGCAGCGAGCCGACCAGCTCCGACCACGAGTATTACAACGACACCCAGCGGGAGATGCAGCCGCTGCATCGGAACCGCAACACCGAGACCAGGGTGTAG